GTCCTCGTACATCAGAGACCTACGTTTAGTTGCTAAGATATCACTTCCTAACCTACTACAGCTTCTGGTTGACCTTCTGGCTCTCGGCTCATTACTGTACCAGCATCACCAATCTCAGCTATGGGTTCTTCATCTGGATAAAGAGAATTGTGTCCAATTTCCTGAGTCACCTTCTATTCCTGACAGCACTTGTGACATTCGTTATGAGTGTCCTGGTCGTCCAGGCTTTCAGTGAAGAAAGTTATATTCAGTCTGCTAAGAACAGTACAGAAGCCCCTGCTACCTACATAATTTATCACGTCAGTCTCTCATATTTTGTCCCTGTGACCTTCCTAGGCGTCATTCTTCCATTCTGCCTTAGTCTTCTGTGTCTGGTCCTCACTTTCTCCTTTCTGCTCAGACACGTCTGGAGGGTGAAGAATAACGACTCGGGATCAACACGTCCAAATCTTCAGGCTCATGTCACGGCATTGAGGACAATCTTCTTCTTATCTCTCATGTTCACCTCCTTCATCATGCTGCAGGtgcttatttttttcaaaaaacccacagtacacagacccGATAGATAGGGTCACCTGGACTTTACGattattgggccaaattctcaaaaaacctgcctaacttaactttcagcagttaagttacacaggcgttaaatttctacctaagtgcccgatccacaaagcacttacctagaaattacacgccgtgtaacttaagtgcctccgtcgcaaggcggtcgtctgctcgagggggtgattcctattcaaatgaggcgcgctcccgcaccggacgtactgcgcatgcgtatgacgtcatttttcccgacgggcagcgcgcaaacgtaatttacgccgggctttgtggatagcgacgggacaataaagttgcgacgggtgaaaaaaaaaatatgcgccgggaaaacaaataaaaacaaaaaaaattgacagcgtcgcttggcatgcattcctgagagggagaactccatgccaattttcaaataaaaaaacggcatgggttcccccccaggagcataccaggcccttaggtctggtatgggttgtaaggagacccccctacaccaaaaaatcgacgtagggggtccccctacaatccataccagacccgtatccaaagcacgctacccggccggccaggaatgggagtggggacgagcgagcgccccccctcctgagccgtgccaggccgcatgccctcaacatgggggggttgggtgctctggggcaggggggcgcactgcgggcccccccaccccagagcaccctgtccccatgttgatgaggacaggacctcttcccgacaaccctggccgttggttgtcggggtctgcgggcgggggcttatcggaatctgggagtcccctcaaataagggggcccccagataccggccccccaccctaagtgaatggatatggggtacatcgtacccctacccattcacctggaggcaaagtgatagttattaaacacacaacacaagggtttttaaaatcatttattagtctgctccggaggccccccctgtcttctttagctctaataccagggggggcttttttttccactctccgggggtcttctccgctctccgggggtcttctccgctctccgggggggtcttctccgctctccgggggtcttcttctatcttcgccgctctccgctgttgactcggcgcaccccggttcttctccagctgtccggtgccttctccttcagcgctggctgcctgctatcttcgtgtgttagctcaattactagcaggcagccagcgcggtcttctgtgacgtcatcttcttctcttttcttcttctcccttcttccgatgttgactcgacgcctcttgtcactgcaatgatggaagtgcgccttgcatcccatttatataggcctcaccgtcccatcatgctccggtaggtacccacgtgggtaggaaTTCTGAAATTCTAAATTGGAATATCTGAAAACCCCAAAatctgaaaatctgaaataataactaattaTAAATatcttaactattactaactattaaatctaTACATTAGAAAATTCTGAATTCTGAAATTCTAAACTGGaatatctgaaaaaataaaaatgtgaaaatctgaaataataactaattaataataacttaactattactaactattacatTTATAAATTAGAACATTCTGAAATTCTAAATTAGAATATCTGAAAACCCcaaaatttgaaaactattcaattATAGgttttggaatttcctttcaaatttggctgttagtgaatgtaacaaatacgaatttatccaaagttttgagttatctgaaataacgaatctaaacaaatggaactgaacaaattaataacaaataataataatattaataataataataattttaacattattattgttttttattaatattaattagtTACATTCCATTAGTTTAGATAGTTCAGAATTTTgtataaatttgtattcattacgttcactgacagccaaatttgaaaggcaaTTCCAATACGTATAATTGTATGGTTAGTAATAGTCAAGTTATTATTAGTAAGTTATTAGTTCAGATTttaaaattttcagattttcgaatttcaaatttacaaattttcgaattcATGAATTaataaaatttgttaaaaaaataatttggtacAAAGCAAATTGCACACATAAAATCACAGGCATGGAGACGGCTTCTACAAACATTTGTGAAAGAATGGGTCACTCTCAGGAGCTCAGTGAATACAAGTGTGGTACGGTGATAGGTTGCCACTAGGGATTGGCGAACAGTTCGGCCCGAGCATAAGTTTGGGCCGAACTTTGGTTGTTTGGATGTTCTGGTGAACACCGAACAATATGCTGAGTTCAGGGAAAAATCGAAAGCCgtggaaccctgttaaagtctatgggacacaaacatgaaaaaccaaaagtgctaattgtcaggtctcggcaatacagataaaattcaataaaaaaatgtgtggaggcccttcaggtctggtatgaatattaaggggaaccctgctccacttttttaaatggcgtaggggtccccctcaaaatcgaTTTAAGGGGAATCccgtgagaaaaataaaaaaaatggcgtaggggtccccccaaaatccataccagacccttatccaagcacgcaacctggcagatcACAGGAAAAGAGAGGTGgacaagagagcacccccctcctgaaccgtaccaggccccatgccctcaacttggggaggatgctttggtgtctggaccccaaagcaccatgtccccatgttgatgaggacaagggcctcatccccacagcccttgcccggtggttgtgggggtttgcgggcgggggacttatcggaatctggaagctgcctttaacaaggggacccccagatcctgccccccatgttaattggtaacgggtacattgtacctctaccatttcacaaaaaagtgtcaaaaattaaagaaaattcaAGATCCatctcccctcactcgtctccatacccaggcaGGGAACAGATCGGATTGTCTCCACCGCTGCCAAAGGCTACGCCGATAAAATTGATCTTGCAGcgtatccgccgcagagaccacttttatctgaaagagaatcTTCTGCTAAAGAAGTgtatactggggttatggtagatagctgctaccataacaactgtACTCCTCTTCAAAGTATTGACGTATTCCTGCGGCGGGCGGTCCGTAGGTGGTTAAAAtgctataccagaccctttgtataataaatattataaaataagcatTAGGTCCCTACCAAATAATTAGCTCAGTGTTTTGAAAGCCACAGTACGCAGGTCCAGGTACAGACAGCACTCACCGGCAGTATTTGAAACATGTTTGATAAATAAATCAAATCCAGGGCTGTTGTTGATCAGTGGCGGCCTGTCTATTAGGGGTGAAAAGGTGACGCTCCCCCTATCCATGTGTCCTGCCCCTGATCTACAAGCAGGGCGCCGGACCATGGATTCTCATCggtagtgtttttttgtttttttttagaagcacgtgaGTCTTCAAAAGCGAGAGGCTCTAATAAGCTTCAAAATAGGGTTGGCTCGGGGTGCAGAGCACAAcactccgagcccacccagttgtgtgacaatagtgaatgaatatACACTATCGCCACACAGATCCTTTTCTTGAGACCCATCACCTGGTTGGCTGATAGGACAGGTGattctattggacgcctaggaagaggagggaggagacgcactgTGGAAGCCACCATGATGCACAAGATGAGGAGAGGATACAGGAGACACTGTCCACCATCCGTAGGCACTCGCAACCAGCCCGCTGTCTGCCCGCAACCTAGATGGGTTAAGTGCCAGGCTTGATGACCGACTGACCCGGGGGTGAACCCCTGACTGATCGACCTACCTAGAGTGGAAGATGGGTACCACCGGCCAAACagggggtggttgtttgctgcccctcccccaaaaaaacaccagccaccactaaTGTGGACAATCCTAGATGTAAGGGCTTAATGACTACAGTAATTGGAAGTCTAGCctggagcttgcacagtacgcactGGAACTTGTAGCTTTCCCTGCAGCCAGTATGTTTTCTAAGAAGTCCATCTGCACTATAGGAGGTTTTGTTGATGAGGGCCAAAGCCACCCATCACTTGACCATGCAGGCTGGTCACTTACATGAAATTGGACCATTCTTGAACTACAGTGAATAGAAAACTCCTTCAAGGGGGAGGAGTAAGCACCCTCCTCTTGAACCATACTGTAACGGttaggggttaacgccgttacgatattccattccaccaacccaagacagcttccgacaccccacaatccagcagacaggacccattggatttcatCCCAGAATatcgagacacagctctgttctctggttccaaacagaatgacactttaatggtaaacttaggtttcttatatacagttagaaagcatgctgcaggaatcaaagggacaatgacacactccacccacaacatcacacaatgggtgctaacgagtccccctcaatccacatcttagacagactttctgactccgcgataagctattctcacctgatacacaatacacatccctttagtgaacataagtcagacatctgacctttagattgtgttaactcacaacacatattatcatcaatagaactttcacacaatacagggttagttagcatcacacaatgaaatatcttaggagccaggcttaattaacacaatagacaatagaatgcaatcacagcaagctttcatcactacagccaggtagctggaggtgattaacatcaattaccatctcaacagtctatgttccacattgaaggagacactctcctattgacctgttgtgttcagaatgaacaacttgtaatatttcaagatatcctgcaatacatgaattatcattactgtcccatctcatgtaatccatgatatcaattctcagtcatcctatgcccctagtggacataggatgaccctagacacaagagtcattggtgaagctgacacaggagtaccccacatccttcaagagcctctgggtcccacgggccataccgttacacatACCAAACCACATATATTTAACAAAGGGGGCTCCTTGCCAGAGGGGACCCCCTggaaaagcaccttgtccccatgttgatgaggacatggACTTTTTCTTCACAGCCATGGTCCAGTTGTGCGTTTCTTGAATCTGGTGGTCCTCTTTAACAATATGGGGTCACCCAGATACTGCTCCCCATGTGAATGCGTACCCCTACTAGTTCACTACTaatctttttaattaaaaaaagtcccACAATGTAAATCTATCATCAATCCTGTTGATCAGCAATATGGATCCATATCAGTCATGAAGCCTGAGTGCCGACATATGCCTATTTTTGCCAATGACATCTTATTTTTACAAAAggatttttattgaaatttttagaAAGGCGTACCGGTGGGGGAGAGAACAAGGTCCGGAGTATTTGCCAGCATAAAGATGTTAGGCAGTGTCAAAATACCACATGATAGCCTATAATACTCAGTAGATATGAACATTATTTTATCAAAATGTCAGCATACTACCAGCAAGGCGAAAATATATTCAAATCTAGCTTAACAATAAATAacataataaatcattaatatatCCTGGCTCACTAAACCAGATCCATGACAACCTTAATAAACAAAGGGGTGATGTCTCCCAGGTGATATCATTGACCGTATTTGGACATGACATGACCAATGGAGTCAGACATTTTTGTTTAAATAGACCCCTTTCTGTTATTAACCTCTTCCTGCCCGGcgtatagtcatatgacgtccgcaggaACCTTTCGTCCCTCTGGgcgggatgtcatatgacgtccaggggTTTTCCTGTAGTAAGGAGAGCATGCGTGCACAAACAGCGGCGTGCGTGCGCACTCACTGCATCACTGGAGACAAGATGCTCTTgcccggcggctgcgatgtccgccgggcacccgcgattgctcgtcacagagcagggacgtggatctatgtgtgtaaatacagagatccacatcctgtcagggagaggagaccgatggtgtgtcccttgtacgtagtgacaccgatcggtcacctcccagtcagtctcctcccccctacagttagaatcactccctaaggaACACGTTTTACCCCTttattgcccctagtgttaaccccttccctgccagtcacatttatacagtaatcagtgcatatttatagcactgttcgctgtataaatgcgaatggtcccaaaatagtgtcaaaagtgtccgatatgtctgccgcaatatcacagcaatcgcagatcgccaccattactagtaaaaaaaaaatgccataattctatccccatattttgtagacgctataacttttgcgcaatgcaatcaataaacgcttattgcgatttttttttgccaaaaatatgtagaagaatatgtatcggcctaaactgagggaaacaaaattgggcatatttattatagcaaaaagtaataaatattgttttttttcaaaatcgttgcTATTTTTAGTTGTTAGTTCTCCCAATAGGAAGCCTTGTTTGTCCCTCACTTATATATCATATTTAGGGTCATAATAGTAATACAGCTAAATGTATAAAATGTTCAAAAAAGGACCAACAGCCGCCAGTCCTGAAGTGGTGAATTATTTCAGTATAATGGAAATGAGTCAGAGATTGTATTACACGGGATGTTCCGTGCTTTAGATGTCGGCAttgcaatgaaatccatcccgGTTATGCAAAGTCAATCATGAGACGGATCTCTGAAGGTTTTTTCCATAATTCCAACTCTAATTCTATCATTCTGTCTGCTATCACTGGACGTGTCCCGTCATCTCTGTTTGGAGATCACACCAAATCTCAACATGATATCTCCGGACTTCATCGCGCTTTTAATCTGTGTGGTCTTGGGACTGGTCTTGGCAATCCCTTCTAACACTTGTATTGTGATGGGCAATCTGGACATCATCAGAAAGAAAGGGAAGTTGAGTCCCTCCGATGTGATCTTTCTGGGGAAGGGAATTGTGAATATTCTCCTCCAGTGTGTGATGAGTCTACAGGCAATGCTCTACGTCTTTTTTTCAAAAATCTTATATATTAGACAAGTTTATGTGTCTATTACTATATCAGTTTGCTTCCTAACATATTACAGCTTCTGGTTGACCTTCTGGCTCTCGGCTCATTACTGTACCAGCATCACCAATCTCAGCTATGGGTTCTTCATCTGGATAAATAGAATTGTGTCCAATTTCCTGAGTCACCTTCTGTTCCTGACAGCACTTGGGATGTTTATTGTGAATGTCCCGGCCATTTGGGCTGTGTATGCAGAAAGCCATATCTATTCTTCTGAGAACAGTACAGAGGACACTGTTGCCAGATTCCATGCCAGTCTTTCCTTTTTTGTGCCAACAAACGCCCTAGGCTGCATCCTTCCATTCTGCCTTAGTCTTCTGTGTCTGGTCCTCACTTTCTCCTTTCTGCTCAGACACGTCTGGAGGGTGAAGAATAACGACTCGGGATCAACACGTCCAAATCTTCAGGCTCATGTCACGGCACTGAGGACAATCTTCTTCTTACTTCTCATGTTCACATTTTTCTGTATATCTCAGGTACTTCTGTATAATCGAAACTCCTCAGAGTTAATGAAAGTAGTCAATTGGAGTTTACGATTATTATCTCCATCGGTGGAGGCCGCCATCATCTTCCaggccagcaacaagctgagaagGATCATTCTGAGAAGATTCTGGACCAGAATCTGGAGGAACACAGAGACTTAAATTGTAGagattctttaaaggggttgtaaaggtttgttttttattttctaaataggttcctttgagcttgtgcattgttggttcacttaccttttccttccatttccattctaaatgtttttttttctttgttatcattgtttgaatttatcacttcctgttcctcctcagtaaggtgttcagtaagctgttctaaatgacttttcactactcggatgatggtggaaagcttactgtggagaaacaggaagtgagaaattcagacaaacatttataagggaagtggaaggaaaaggtaagtgaaccaacaatgcacaagcttaaaggaccctatttagaaaataaaaaacaaacctttacaacccctttaacttgaatTTCAAAATATTCACTATAATCTTTTTGTTATAGAAATCGGTGttataagccccatacacactatcagttttcctgtcagttttctcatcaggtttaccaaaaccatgtagtgcaagggcctgcctgattgcatacaaattgaaactcttgaggtttgacctcatattaaatggttttggtaaacctgaagagaaaactgtcaggaaaactgataatgTGTATGGGGCTATAGAGATCATCTAAAAGTGTCATATGGAGAGTAGAAGGGTTATTTCTCCTGACACATTTTACTTTTTGTCTGTGTTCCCCTCTTGGAACACcccctctctgtttgtcctggttATCATTGCCACTGGGTCCGAAAATTATGAGAAGGTTCAAAATCTGAAGCTGTCACCACAATaggaatagaggagaaatcttctaatggggacacctgttctggtgacaactcttgAGGAGGGAATCTCCCTCGTTATGCAAAGATTTCTTCTAATTTCATATTATGTTGTATATGACATGAAAGTAATATGGTCAAAAGGAGTAGACAGAAATCAGCATAAAATTAATTATAGTGAATATGGCAACAACATCCCTAAAAATTGAGAAATTATTTTATGAAGGAtatgggacttttaaggtgcaATATATGAATATTTGCTTgagtcaatataaaaaaaaaatatagaaaacatatttaagacaaaatttaaaaaatacagaaTATAGTTTATTCAAAGTCATGGATGTACACCCACTATCTACTGAATGACAATGAAATACTATAAACATGTACAGTTTTTGAAGACAACCCTGCCAATAGAAAGCCTTGTTTGTCCCTCATTGATATATCATATTTATGGTCATAATAGTCATAGTGCTGAGCCTACATAATGATCAATAAGGGACAAACAGCCACCAGTCCTGAAGTAGTTAAGTACTTTGGTATAAGAGGAATGATGATTGTGTTACACGGTTGTTCCGTACTTTAGATATCGGCATTGAAATTAATTCCATCACATTTATGCAAAGTCAATCATGAGACGGATCTCTGAAGACTTTTTCCATAATTCCAACTCTAATTCTATCATTCTGTCTGCTATCACTGGACGTGTCCTGTCATCTCTGTCCGGAGATCACACCAAACCTCAACATGATGTCTCTGTTCTTCTTATCCATTTTAGTCTTGGCAGTCTTGGGACTGGTCTTGGCAATCTCTTCTAACACTTGTATTGTGATGGGTAATCTGGACATCATCAGAAAAAAAGGGAAGTTGAGTTCCACCGATGTGATCTTTCTGGGGAAGGGAATTGTGAATATTCTCCTCCAGTGTTTGATGAGTCTACGGGGAATGCTCTATATCTTGTCTCTGGAAATATTACACATTATGCAAGTATATGTGTCTTTGAATGCATCAGGTTACTTTCTAACATATTACAGCTTCTGGGTGACCTTCTGGCTCTCGGCTCATTACTGTACCAGCATCATCAATCTCAGCTATGGGTTCTTCATCTGGATAAAGAGAATTGTATCCAACTTCCTGAATCACCTTCTATTCCTGACAGCACTTGGGATGTTCATTGTGAGTGTCCTGGCCATTTGGGCTGTCCATGCAGAAAGCTCTATCTATTCTTCTGAGAACAGTACAGAAGGCTCTGTTATCAGGTTCCATGTCAGTCTTTCCTATTTTGTGCCCACAAACACCCTAGGCTGTGTTGTACCATTCTGCCTCAATCTTCTGTGTCTGGTCCTcacttcctcctttcttctcagACACGTCTGGAGGGTGAAGAATAACGACTCGGGATCAACACGTCCAAATCTTCAGGCTCATGTCACGGGACTGAGGACAATCTTCTTCTTACTTCTCGTTTTCACATCCTGCTGCATATCTCATGTACATGAGATTTCTCAGGGTTCACACAGTTACTGAAAATTGTCAATTTGAATTTACGATTTTTGACTCCATTGGTGGAGGCCGCCATCATCTTCCAGGCCAGCAACAAGTTGAGAAGGATCATTCTGAGGAGATTCTAGAGATTCTGGACCAGAAGCCAGAGGAACACAGAGACTTAAATTGTAGAGATTCTTTAACTTGAATTTCTAAATATTCGCTATAaactttttattaaagaaatcGGTGTGATGGAGATCATCTAAAAGTGTCAGATTGAGTCtgaccccaatttttttaaatccgaaataataactaactaataattaaTTAaccattactaactattaaattataggtgatggaatttccttttaaatttggctgttagaaAAGTTAACAAAAACGAAtctatccgaagttacaaattttcCGAAATAATTAATTCCGTATCTAAATGAATGggcgtaacaaattaataataataaataacaataataataacaacgttttattattcttaatattAGTtcattccattccatttgtttagatgcggcattcattatttcagGATAATTGGTAATTtcagataaattcatattcgttacgttAACTaagagccaaatttgaaaggacttTCCAATatgtataatttaatagttagttagctATTATTTCAAATTGTGCCTTTTTGTTCTTTCAAATTTTCTCATTTCCTTTCttattttcgtattttcgaatttctgaattatTGAATTTCtgtattttcaaatttatgaattttttaatttacgaatttacaatcTTTCAACTTTACGACtttacaaattttcaaatttacgaatttacaaaatgtcaatcataacgaatgacccaaacaaccaaaaaaaaggaattaaATGAAAAAGAACACATTtgtttgacagtgcacatgtctactacagGGCAGGAGGTGTTGAGGGACCGAGATCAATGACAACTTATATAAACAAAGGGGTAAAGTCTCtcaggtgacatcattgaccatatATGGACATGACATGACCAATGGagtcagaatttttattttaaatttgattcttttttttttaatagtcaaCTGTGGAACTGGATTTTTCCTAAATTTGCTTTAAAAAGGACTAAGAAAATAATTTGATTAAATGAAACATATAAAACAGTTATTTTTAAGACAACCCTGCCAATAGGACGTCTTGTTTGTCCCTCATTGATATATCATATTTTCGGTCATAATAGTTATAGTGCTGAGCCTACATAATGATCAATAAGGGACAAACATTCACCAGTCCTGAAGTAGTTACTTTGGTATAAGAAGAATGATGATTGTATTACACGGGATGTTCTGTGCTTTACATGTCGGCGTtgaaatgaaatccatccccGTTATGCAAAGTCAATCATGAGACGGATCTCTGAAGACTATTTACAAAATTCCAGTTCTAATTAAATCATTCTGTCTGCTATCACTGGACGTGTCCCGTCATCTCTGTCCGGAGATCACACCAAACCTCAACATGATGTCTCCATACTCCATCTCTCTTTTAATCTTTTCAGTCATGGGACTGGTCTTGGCAATCCCTTCTAACACTTGTATTGTGATGGTTAACCTGGACATCATCATAAAGAAAGGGAAGTTGAGTCCCTCCGATGTGATCTTTCTGGCTAAGGGAATTGTGAATATTATCTTCCAGTGTGTGATGAGTCTACAGGCAATACTCTATGTCTTTTCTCTGGAAATATTATGCATTATGCAAGTATAT
The Rana temporaria chromosome 6, aRanTem1.1, whole genome shotgun sequence DNA segment above includes these coding regions:
- the LOC120942794 gene encoding taste receptor type 2 member 40-like; translation: MISPDFIALLICVVLGLVLAIPSNTCIVMGNLDIIRKKGKLSPSDVIFLGKGIVNILLQCVMSLQAMLYVFFSKILYIRQVYVSITISVCFLTYYSFWLTFWLSAHYCTSITNLSYGFFIWINRIVSNFLSHLLFLTALGMFIVNVPAIWAVYAESHIYSSENSTEDTVARFHASLSFFVPTNALGCILPFCLSLLCLVLTFSFLLRHVWRVKNNDSGSTRPNLQAHVTALRTIFFLLLMFTFFCISQVLLYNRNSSELMKVVNWSLRLLSPSVEAAIIFQASNKLRRIILRRFWTRIWRNTET
- the LOC120942795 gene encoding taste receptor type 2 member 40-like, producing MMSLFFLSILVLAVLGLVLAISSNTCIVMGNLDIIRKKGKLSSTDVIFLGKGIVNILLQCLMSLRGMLYILSLEILHIMQVYVSLNASGYFLTYYSFWVTFWLSAHYCTSIINLSYGFFIWIKRIVSNFLNHLLFLTALGMFIVSVLAIWAVHAESSIYSSENSTEGSVIRFHVSLSYFVPTNTLGCVVPFCLNLLCLVLTSSFLLRHVWRVKNNDSGSTRPNLQAHVTGLRTIFFLLLVFTSCCISHVHEISQGSHSY